CTCTCCCGAATGACTATAGAGGTTATAGGAGACGATGTAGTAATAGATCAAGTAGTAAAACAACTTAGAAAGCTCATAGACACTATAAAGGTAAGGGATCTAACAGATACGCCTCATATAGAGAGAGAGCTTGCTCTTATCAAGATTCACACCTCCACACCCAGAGCCAGGGACGAGGTGCTTAGGATTACCGAGATATTCAGAGGTAGGATAGTGGATGTATCCCAAAGCACCTATACTGTTGAAATAACAGGTACAGAAGACAAGATAAACGCCTTTTTGGAACTTGTAAAACCCTTTGGCATAATGGAAATGGCAAGAACCGGTAAGGTAGCACTAAAGAGAGAGATGGCAAACACTGAGGAGGATGCATCATGGAAGTGATTTCTTACAGGGAACCTTACGAATCTATAAAAGACCTTCCTGTTGGGATCTTTGTTTTTGAAGAAGACTTTGGGCATCTTGAGTATGCGGGAGAGTTAGCAAAAGTTATAGAAAAAATCCTCTCGGTGGAGGACTTCAAGGGTAAGGAAGACACCATAGCTAAGGTGCCTGTGTTAGATGGAGATAAGGTAAGAACTTTCTATGTAGTAGGGCTGGGCAAAAAGGACAAGGTTAGCTTTGACGATTATAGAAGGGCATCTGCTATCTTTGTTAAGAGGCTCAGAAAGGACAAAGTTCCTACCGCACACCTTTACGCAGGGGAGAACTTGGATTACAAGAGAAGCAAAGCCATAACCGAAGGGCTCTTGCTGGGAAACTACAGCTTTGACAAATATAAAACCAGCAAAGAGAACTCTTTTCGTGTAGATAAAGTGATGCTCTACGGTGGAGATAAAGAAGGTATAAGGGT
Above is a genomic segment from Hydrogenobacter hydrogenophilus containing:
- the ilvN gene encoding acetolactate synthase small subunit — its product is MNELNSIKAPTPMLRETKKGSVRKHIITLLVRNELGVLARIATLIAGKGYNIEGLSVGETHEKGLSRMTIEVIGDDVVIDQVVKQLRKLIDTIKVRDLTDTPHIERELALIKIHTSTPRARDEVLRITEIFRGRIVDVSQSTYTVEITGTEDKINAFLELVKPFGIMEMARTGKVALKREMANTEEDASWK